The Methanoregula sp. UBA64 region CTCCTCTCGGGGATCACCCGCCACGATATCAAGAACCAGCTTCTGGTGCTCTCGGGGTACCTCGAAATCTCCCGGGAATCGCTGCCGGACACGGACCGGACCGGGAGCTTCATTGCAAAGGAACAGAAGATCGTGGATACGATCGCCCAGCAGATCAGTTTCACCCGGGACTACGAGGAGCTCGGGGCAAATGCCCCGGTCTGGCAGAATGTCGGCGCTCTCATGTCCCAGGCCGCGGCCCGGCTCCCGGTCCGGGACGTGACGGTGGACGGCGGCTATCCTTCCCTCGAGATCTTTGCCGACCCGCTGCTCGGGACCGTGTTCTATAACCTCATCGACAATGCCCTGCGGTACGGCGGGCCCGGCATGACCGCGATCCGGGTCGTGTCGCAAAAAACAGACGGGGGGCTGGTCCTGGTCTTCGAAGATAACGGCGCCGGCATCTCCGCGGACGACCGCGAGCGGATCTTTGACCGGGGGTTCGGGAAGAGCACGGGCCTCGGGCTGTTTTTAGTCCGGGAGATCCTTTCCCTCACCGGGATCGGTATTACTGAGAACGGGACACCGGGTACAGGGGGACGTTTCGAGATGACCGTCCCGGAAGGGGGATACCGGTTTGTCCCGGCCCCGGATTGATCAAATTATCCCCGGTCGGCGATGCGGTACGTTCCTTCCGGCACCAGGATCTCGAACCGGACGCCGCTGCCCGGTTGCCCGGTCTCATGGATGGTAATCCCGGTCAGATCGAGGATCTCGCGGACCAGAAACAGGCCAAGACCGGTATTTTTCCCGTACCCGCGCCGGAAGATCAGCTCCTTTTCCGCAGCCGGGATCCCGATCCCGTTGTCCTCCCAGACCACGGCGAGATTGTTGCCTTCCTTTTGGGAGAACACCCGGATCTCCGTCACCTTCCCGCCGTGCCGGAGCGAGTTGTCGGCAAGGTTCGAGAATACTTTTGCAAGCAGCGCATCGGCGTACACGCTGATCCCGGCGACATTGCAGGAGAAGGCAACGGAAGACGGGACCTGCGACCGGGGCATGATGGCATCGAGATCCTCCCAGAGCGGTTCCTGGGACCCGAGGTCCTGGTAGACCCGGGTAAACTCCATGAGCGAGCGCAGGGTCACCACGGTGGCCACGGCCCGGGTCAGGACCTCCTTTGCTTCCGAATCATTGCATTTCAGCGTGATGAGCTTGAGATACCCGAGGATGGCGGTGATCTTGTTGAGCGCATCGTGCCGGGTGGCGCTGCCAAGCAGGGTGAGCTGCCGGTTCGCCCGCTTTATCGCCTCTTCTGCCCGGATCCGGTCCGTGATGTCGCGGGCAACCCCCCGGAACCCGGTGATCCGGCCATGGTGGTCGGTCACCCGGGACGCCCGGATATCGACAGTCATATCGTGGCCGTCCCGGTCGCGGGCAGGGACGGTAAAGGACTGTACCGCCTCGCGCGAGGTGAGGTGCCGGTGCAGTTCCCGTGCCGCCAGCTCCCGGCCCTGTTCGGCAACAAGGGTGGTGATGGGTTTTCCGATCACGTCTTCGGGGAAATATCCCATGAGCGGGGTGACCATGGGGCTGATATACCGGAAATTCCCGGCACGATCGATCTCCCAGATCATATCCGGCGAGGTCTCCACCAGGGCCCGGTACCGTTCCTCGCTCTCGCGGAGCTCGCGCTCGATGCGGGACCGCTCGATCTCCGCCGTGGCCTTGACCGCGATCACCTCCATGATCTCGCACATGGCAGGGACCGGCGGAAGCGGCCGGCGCGACATCACGCAGAAGATCCCGATCACTTCTCCGGAAGAGTTCCGCAGCACCGTGCCGGCATATCCCCGGATATTCAGGTCGGCGAGATCTTTAGCTTCAGGGAAAAACTCCCGGACATGGTCCGGGTACAGGCAGAACCCCTTCTCCCGGATATTCTCGCAGGGGGTGCCTTTGAGCGTGTAGGTAAAGTCCGTGACCTCTTTGTGATCGAGGAGCATGGCAAGGACGTTTACGCTCGCATGGTCCGGCTGGATCTCCCCGATCATGACGCAGTCGGCCCCAAGCCAGGCGCTGACATGTTCCGTGATCTTTTTTAACGCATCGAGACCGGTCGAACCGACCATGCTCGCGACCATGGTACTGAGCGCAGACTCCAATGCCTTCTGGCCGGTGATGTCGCGGACGATCGAGAACATGGTTGCCCGGCCGTCGAGGGTAAAGGTGCTCACGCTGATATCGAGGGTC contains the following coding sequences:
- a CDS encoding sensor histidine kinase; the encoded protein is MSETNDSGALVRDLVLIFFAMLTVMFLFEMAKQALYPQATLWQSHTLTILFTGLLAVFVMYFPLRARQLSEEKLRRSEIQYRSFVESVEDSIYTVDCSCRYLLVNRRRAPCPGSGQVAELGKRYRDFHSPEETRVFEAQVQRVVKSMSVVQREFEKDGRYFLRKFNPVIDPATNEVIAITVISSDITEQKRTEHALALANKKLCLLSGITRHDIKNQLLVLSGYLEISRESLPDTDRTGSFIAKEQKIVDTIAQQISFTRDYEELGANAPVWQNVGALMSQAAARLPVRDVTVDGGYPSLEIFADPLLGTVFYNLIDNALRYGGPGMTAIRVVSQKTDGGLVLVFEDNGAGISADDRERIFDRGFGKSTGLGLFLVREILSLTGIGITENGTPGTGGRFEMTVPEGGYRFVPAPD